A window of the Cystobacter fuscus genome harbors these coding sequences:
- a CDS encoding SMODS domain-containing nucleotidyltransferase produces the protein MMDLTESLRRILRSVEPSQEEKEGAQRSHRYLRDILVTGNMESIIREHFLSGSYPRATAIRPLDDVDIIFVVDPGHWKTPSGGALPDPSAVLQTFKRALEWRYPETELRVQRRSIRLQMWHLNVDVVPAVSADGRGSERLLIPDAENDGWIRSAPKIHGALSTEINQRQGGLFKPLVKLLKTWNLGASEDLRLKSFCVETIAARLFASARLRSLQTGLVQFFDFVCYIGGGPCEYPWGDDRGMSLRLGNCVVPDTAECTNVAVSVTRQGRECFLRRAAASREWILQAEQARTWNEAERKIEQAFGSHLRELGW, from the coding sequence ATGATGGATCTGACCGAGTCACTGCGCAGGATACTTCGCAGCGTCGAGCCTTCGCAGGAGGAGAAGGAGGGCGCGCAGCGCAGCCACCGCTACCTCCGAGACATCCTGGTGACCGGAAACATGGAGTCGATCATCCGGGAGCATTTCCTGAGCGGTAGCTACCCACGGGCAACCGCCATTCGTCCGCTCGATGACGTGGACATCATCTTCGTCGTGGATCCTGGCCATTGGAAAACGCCGAGTGGCGGCGCTCTCCCTGACCCCAGCGCGGTGCTTCAGACCTTCAAGCGGGCATTGGAGTGGCGGTATCCGGAGACGGAACTCCGGGTTCAACGTCGATCCATTCGGCTCCAGATGTGGCACCTGAATGTGGACGTGGTCCCCGCAGTCAGCGCGGACGGAAGAGGCAGTGAGCGACTCCTCATCCCGGACGCGGAAAATGATGGGTGGATCCGCTCCGCGCCCAAAATACACGGTGCGCTCTCGACGGAAATCAACCAGAGGCAGGGAGGATTATTCAAGCCGTTGGTAAAGCTGCTCAAGACCTGGAATCTGGGCGCGTCCGAGGATCTGCGCCTCAAGTCGTTCTGTGTTGAGACGATTGCTGCGAGGCTGTTTGCTTCAGCTAGGCTACGCTCTCTTCAGACCGGCCTCGTTCAGTTCTTCGATTTCGTCTGCTACATCGGCGGTGGCCCGTGTGAATACCCCTGGGGAGATGATCGTGGCATGTCACTCCGCCTCGGGAATTGCGTGGTGCCGGATACGGCCGAGTGCACGAACGTGGCGGTCAGCGTCACGAGGCAAGGTCGCGAGTGTTTCCTCCGCCGGGCCGCGGCCAGCCGGGAATGGATTCTCCAAGCGGAGCAAGCCAGGACATGGAATGAGGCAGAGCGCAAGATCGAGCAGGCGTTTGGAAGCCATCTGCGAGAGCTCGGTTGGTGA
- a CDS encoding HesA/MoeB/ThiF family protein has translation MTFAEGTVDTAVGPRRYRLVWPPEFPLRPPVTWELSVDGADVIDHRAHGYMFPDLSLCLFAHDPRRGWRPEYTAGEALDRFVTYLEEETRGEFPRIEDIPLTTHSIRVSVPPSIVAALRQGGEWGMLMVLGRKDGRLLRVMSVDGTSPSLIITRPLAADLGAQWVASLGLSRLRQGLWCRINKTVEQVPLSLHMLEEWIRQQLPNEQARQLFMEQALILLVLNDGLRFVLMRTGTAPDTDPKERLIYVKPFEENLEERIFQRVDDRLGDSKGLQRAQVAIVGVGSLGSSVAVALAKTGVGRFVLLDPEFLDPENVARHVGGVDEICLPKVEVVSRAIRRINPVAEVLQVQAALSLDPVGWGMDPTQHLIEVTHNPLGIVVCATATTEVERVVNHLCVTGACPGIFAAVLGRAEHGRIFRVLPGVTPCYQCVLNAQHAEPGRFPRFDRVDMGVPAYQQSGFPGLGMDVEQVALITARMTLQTLGERIKGGLDYPKAHGDHLIWSNHGGWAVDGPLQVRVERIPQDPACPVCGIGDELPLASEEEKELAALQVDRLKRS, from the coding sequence GTGACCTTCGCCGAAGGCACGGTCGATACCGCAGTTGGACCCCGGCGATACCGGCTGGTATGGCCGCCGGAGTTTCCCTTGCGCCCGCCCGTTACCTGGGAGTTGTCAGTCGATGGCGCAGACGTGATCGACCATCGCGCCCATGGGTACATGTTCCCGGATCTAAGTCTGTGTTTGTTCGCGCATGACCCTCGACGAGGATGGCGACCAGAGTACACAGCAGGAGAGGCTCTCGATCGGTTCGTGACGTACCTGGAGGAGGAGACTCGCGGCGAGTTCCCTCGAATCGAGGACATCCCCCTGACGACGCACTCCATCCGGGTCTCCGTGCCGCCGAGCATCGTGGCGGCGCTGCGTCAGGGGGGCGAATGGGGAATGCTGATGGTGCTTGGTAGAAAGGACGGGCGGCTCCTACGTGTGATGAGCGTGGACGGAACCTCGCCCTCGCTGATCATTACCAGACCTCTCGCGGCCGACCTTGGGGCGCAGTGGGTTGCCTCGCTGGGGTTGAGCCGTCTGCGGCAGGGTTTGTGGTGCAGGATCAACAAGACTGTGGAGCAGGTCCCTTTGTCGCTGCACATGCTTGAAGAGTGGATTCGACAGCAGCTCCCGAACGAACAAGCACGACAGTTGTTCATGGAGCAGGCGTTGATCCTGCTGGTGTTGAACGATGGGTTGAGATTCGTCCTCATGAGGACCGGAACCGCTCCGGACACGGACCCTAAAGAGAGGTTGATCTATGTAAAACCTTTCGAAGAGAACCTCGAGGAGCGCATATTCCAGCGCGTTGACGATCGCCTGGGGGACAGCAAGGGACTCCAGCGCGCGCAGGTCGCGATCGTCGGGGTAGGCAGCCTTGGCAGCAGTGTTGCGGTCGCGCTTGCGAAGACCGGCGTGGGGAGGTTCGTGCTCCTCGACCCGGAGTTCCTCGACCCAGAGAACGTGGCGCGGCACGTGGGCGGTGTAGACGAGATCTGTTTGCCCAAGGTGGAGGTCGTGAGCAGAGCGATTCGTCGGATCAACCCCGTTGCGGAAGTGCTCCAGGTGCAAGCCGCGCTCTCGTTGGATCCGGTCGGCTGGGGGATGGATCCGACGCAGCACCTCATCGAGGTGACACATAACCCGCTGGGCATTGTCGTCTGCGCCACCGCCACGACCGAGGTGGAGCGCGTGGTCAACCATCTGTGTGTGACCGGCGCATGCCCCGGGATCTTCGCCGCAGTATTGGGACGTGCGGAGCACGGGCGGATATTCAGGGTTCTGCCGGGGGTAACGCCCTGCTATCAATGTGTGCTGAACGCTCAACACGCGGAGCCCGGTCGATTTCCGCGCTTCGACCGCGTTGACATGGGTGTCCCTGCCTATCAGCAATCAGGATTCCCCGGGCTCGGGATGGACGTTGAGCAAGTCGCGCTGATCACCGCGCGGATGACGTTGCAGACTCTCGGAGAGCGGATCAAGGGTGGGCTCGATTACCCGAAGGCTCACGGGGATCACCTGATCTGGTCCAATCACGGAGGATGGGCAGTTGATGGTCCGCTTCAGGTGAGGGTGGAGCGCATCCCACAAGATCCCGCGTGCCCCGTATGTGGGATTGGGGATGAACTCCCACTGGCCTCGGAGGAGGAGAAGGAATTGGCTGCCCTGCAAGTGGACCGGTTGAAGAGGTCTTGA
- a CDS encoding nucleotidyltransferase, producing MQVRQAVHDFISALELTSAERTAASDQHKFLRDGLASRLEIEPDHYPFLTGSYARSTAIRPLKDIDLFCVLKRTPELDPAISSPMDALKTVRRALEDQYSGKTADPQNRSVNISFSTTGIAYDVVPAFLDKGNSEIFWIPDLQAKTWIRSNPRIHERLSVEANEAAGKELKPLTKAVKHWNRRQPDGARLRSFLIEVMIWDVLVAKPENRLDGLIQIFEGLASRVLLDTQDPAALGPYINQGMTDAEKTAAKTRLSQVAVTLKEAKELAQAGHTERAHDLLYGLFGDPYPEKGKEGRSTVIGVSASLPSAPDGHGSRFG from the coding sequence ATGCAGGTTCGACAAGCAGTTCATGACTTCATTTCCGCACTCGAGCTCACCTCTGCCGAGAGGACGGCCGCCAGCGACCAGCACAAGTTCCTGCGCGATGGACTCGCCAGCCGGCTGGAGATCGAGCCCGACCACTACCCATTCCTCACCGGTTCCTACGCGCGGAGCACGGCCATCCGTCCGCTCAAGGACATCGACCTGTTCTGCGTGCTGAAGCGCACGCCCGAACTCGACCCGGCCATCAGCAGCCCGATGGATGCACTGAAGACGGTGCGACGCGCGCTTGAGGATCAGTACTCGGGCAAGACCGCCGATCCACAGAACCGCTCGGTGAACATCTCATTCTCCACCACGGGAATCGCCTACGATGTCGTCCCCGCGTTCCTCGATAAGGGCAACAGCGAGATCTTCTGGATCCCGGACCTCCAGGCGAAGACCTGGATCCGTTCCAACCCACGTATCCACGAACGCTTGTCGGTGGAGGCCAACGAGGCCGCGGGCAAGGAACTCAAGCCCCTCACCAAGGCGGTGAAGCACTGGAACCGGCGGCAGCCGGACGGGGCGCGACTGCGGTCGTTCCTCATTGAGGTGATGATCTGGGATGTGCTCGTGGCGAAGCCGGAGAACCGGCTTGATGGCCTCATCCAGATCTTCGAGGGCTTGGCTTCTCGCGTGCTCCTCGATACGCAGGATCCGGCGGCGCTGGGGCCATACATCAACCAGGGCATGACCGACGCGGAGAAGACCGCCGCGAAGACACGGTTGAGCCAGGTTGCCGTGACGCTGAAGGAGGCGAAGGAACTCGCGCAGGCTGGCCACACGGAGCGGGCCCATGACCTCCTGTACGGGCTTTTTGGGGATCCCTACCCGGAGAAGGGAAAGGAGGGGCGCTCGACCGTCATCGGCGTTTCGGCATCGCTGCCGTCCGCTCCAGATGGTCACGGCTCCAGGTTCGGGTAG
- a CDS encoding SMODS domain-containing nucleotidyltransferase → MEELFLDLIQDVEPTPSQKEDAQRTHHTLRYRLDSGNIGLRIIDSYLSGSYVRHTAIAPLDDVDIIFLIDPSKWPRGFLADKPRPSVVLTTFERAIRYRYPDSVVQRQRRSVGLALNKMHIDAVPAILESSESGRIYVLDSETEEWILSAPRVHAEHTTHVNKQREGRFVPLVKVLKFWNKRIPPTACLKSFAIETIAVRFFSEVGFSSFTEGALLFFDFLAQFVGEARQNWRSDFGIKLSRWAWTPTVPDVAGTGSNLVAGLEEQHRVKFLQHAVSSRNRLCEALDARTPERCENRFQAAFHIY, encoded by the coding sequence TTGGAAGAGCTGTTCCTGGACCTGATTCAGGATGTCGAACCCACCCCCAGCCAGAAAGAGGATGCCCAGCGGACACACCACACCCTGCGGTACCGGTTGGACTCTGGGAACATCGGGCTTCGTATCATCGACTCGTATCTGAGCGGCAGCTATGTGCGGCATACAGCGATTGCTCCGCTCGATGACGTCGACATCATCTTCCTTATCGATCCGTCCAAGTGGCCGCGCGGCTTTCTTGCGGATAAGCCCCGTCCCAGCGTGGTCCTCACCACGTTCGAGCGCGCTATTCGCTATCGATATCCCGACAGCGTAGTCCAGAGGCAACGCCGCTCGGTGGGGCTGGCGCTCAACAAGATGCATATCGACGCGGTGCCCGCCATTCTCGAGTCCTCCGAGAGCGGCCGAATCTATGTCTTGGACTCAGAGACGGAGGAGTGGATTCTCTCCGCTCCCAGGGTTCATGCTGAGCACACGACACATGTCAATAAACAGCGGGAGGGACGGTTTGTCCCCCTAGTCAAGGTACTAAAGTTCTGGAACAAGCGCATCCCTCCCACCGCGTGTTTGAAGTCCTTTGCCATTGAGACGATCGCGGTGCGGTTCTTCTCCGAGGTCGGTTTCAGCTCGTTCACGGAAGGTGCGCTCCTGTTCTTCGACTTTCTGGCCCAGTTTGTGGGAGAAGCCAGGCAGAACTGGAGGAGTGACTTCGGTATCAAGCTGAGCCGCTGGGCTTGGACTCCCACAGTCCCCGATGTCGCTGGCACGGGAAGCAACCTCGTGGCAGGGCTGGAGGAACAGCACCGCGTCAAATTCCTTCAGCACGCGGTGTCCAGCCGCAACCGCCTATGCGAAGCGCTCGATGCGCGGACACCGGAGCGTTGCGAGAACCGGTTCCAAGCAGCCTTTCACATCTATTAG
- a CDS encoding SAVED domain-containing protein, giving the protein MNTIHAVLCLDVDAPVADDDILPLLPPARRELKFLRLSTFVTQGPKGKRPTSGPVDWIALANAVSRLAGEALALRDSSSTPVEFFVMGLAPLPLFVLLGAELSAWAKPQTFLNVRKDTTWDVLRLDDKRPSGVRYFDTVVGLSDVPSEANGLVGVFISTQAMLPRDAVRDFLRAQGNGIAGVVECRNSTGTPVDAAHAPAIAEELAQVLAATRRAYPNHSGLALFASGPASLAFMAGRAFNPRAMGRAWVASYAPPGYELAFTLPWKPVSRVELRRGPKHEQARQKVLLAVLAGAQKLKATLQREDLPPFLASSEGEMLLTRLHQLTIADAPEGDETRLSVGQRRLTFGRGLLEGMRQLDERHREPLALQYLLHELFHFDQELTSQNYRGVGRGGFALEEVDYWADTLAIGTLASWRMREGGPQLQREPGRVLAEEIDVSLRGIETFDRMESGDRMGKLLERRLRRYLIWALQLARARTLRSDTGIWKVLGERLIVELAPLHGSFDDVHDKVVVEALPDTEMFVVWGRRLMRHQRRPGFDPADLVDVVRTFDQSALRSMMEYVVEKEHSVLTPWVV; this is encoded by the coding sequence ATGAACACGATACATGCCGTGCTTTGCCTCGATGTGGATGCTCCCGTCGCGGACGACGACATCCTGCCCCTTCTTCCTCCAGCACGGAGGGAGCTGAAATTCCTGCGCCTGAGCACCTTCGTTACCCAGGGGCCGAAAGGAAAGCGACCAACGTCCGGCCCTGTGGACTGGATCGCGCTCGCGAACGCCGTATCCCGGCTGGCGGGCGAGGCGCTCGCGCTCCGGGACTCATCCTCCACGCCCGTGGAGTTCTTCGTCATGGGCTTGGCGCCGTTGCCTCTCTTCGTTCTCCTGGGGGCCGAGCTTTCTGCGTGGGCGAAACCCCAGACATTTCTCAACGTTCGAAAGGACACCACGTGGGATGTCCTGAGGCTGGATGACAAGCGCCCGAGTGGGGTTCGCTACTTCGACACGGTGGTCGGGCTGAGTGATGTGCCTTCGGAGGCGAACGGCTTGGTGGGGGTCTTCATCTCAACCCAGGCCATGCTGCCGCGCGACGCCGTACGTGACTTCTTGAGGGCGCAGGGGAACGGTATCGCCGGCGTGGTCGAATGCCGGAACAGCACCGGCACGCCGGTGGATGCCGCTCATGCACCCGCGATCGCGGAGGAACTGGCGCAGGTGCTGGCAGCCACCCGGCGTGCGTATCCCAATCACTCGGGCCTGGCGCTCTTCGCCTCGGGACCGGCGTCGCTCGCGTTCATGGCGGGTCGGGCCTTCAACCCGAGGGCGATGGGGAGGGCGTGGGTGGCCAGCTATGCACCGCCCGGATACGAGCTGGCGTTCACCTTGCCGTGGAAGCCCGTATCGAGGGTGGAGTTACGCCGTGGACCGAAGCATGAGCAGGCGCGTCAGAAGGTCCTGCTGGCGGTGTTGGCGGGTGCCCAGAAATTGAAGGCCACCCTCCAGCGTGAGGATCTCCCGCCGTTCCTCGCGTCGTCCGAGGGGGAAATGCTCCTGACGCGTCTCCACCAGCTGACGATCGCCGATGCACCGGAGGGGGATGAGACGCGTCTGAGCGTCGGGCAGCGGCGGCTGACTTTCGGGCGCGGACTGCTCGAGGGCATGCGCCAGCTGGACGAGCGCCACCGGGAGCCCTTGGCTCTGCAGTATCTGCTGCATGAGCTCTTCCACTTCGATCAGGAGCTGACTTCCCAGAACTACCGTGGCGTCGGACGTGGGGGCTTCGCCTTGGAGGAGGTGGATTATTGGGCGGACACCCTGGCGATCGGCACGCTGGCGAGCTGGCGGATGAGAGAGGGGGGCCCACAGCTTCAGCGCGAGCCTGGAAGGGTTCTTGCCGAAGAGATCGACGTGAGCCTTCGGGGAATCGAGACCTTCGATCGCATGGAGAGCGGTGATCGCATGGGGAAATTGCTTGAGCGGCGTTTGCGGCGCTACCTTATCTGGGCGCTCCAGCTCGCACGAGCCAGGACGCTTCGCTCCGATACGGGCATCTGGAAGGTGCTCGGCGAGCGTCTGATTGTCGAGTTGGCCCCTCTCCACGGAAGCTTCGACGACGTGCACGACAAGGTCGTCGTCGAGGCGCTTCCCGATACCGAGATGTTCGTCGTCTGGGGGAGACGCCTAATGAGACATCAGCGACGACCCGGGTTCGATCCCGCAGACCTCGTGGACGTCGTGCGGACGTTCGATCAGAGCGCACTCCGCTCGATGATGGAATACGTGGTGGAGAAGGAGCACTCGGTGTTGACTCCGTGGGTTGTTTGA